One genomic region from Nitrospirota bacterium encodes:
- the aroC gene encoding chorismate synthase produces MLRYLTSGESHGRAIIGIIEGIPTGLSLDATSINKELARRQIGYGRGLRMKIEKDTAEILSGVRWGETIGSPITIVIKNRDWDNWQDGLSPEVGCKGSIPPVTIPRPGHADLSGAIKYAQKDIRNILERSSARETAVRVAIGAIAKRLIEEFNIKVLSHVIEIGGIKADLKNKSIEEIERNAERSDVRCADKTTSIKMKMKIDEAKKKGDSVGGVFEVIVTGIPVGLGSHVHWDRKLDARIAAAVMSIQAIKGVEIGAGFEVARKFGSKVHDEIFYQSPVTSHQSPVWGFYRKTNNAGGIEGGITNGENIIIRAAMKPIPTLKSPLKSVDIITKNSIEATYERSDICAVPAAGVIGEAVVAFVIADAMIEKFSGDSISEMKRNYDAYMKYMKGF; encoded by the coding sequence ATGCTTAGATATCTTACTTCAGGAGAGTCCCATGGTAGGGCGATTATCGGCATAATCGAAGGGATTCCCACCGGATTATCTTTAGACGCCACATCAATAAATAAAGAACTCGCAAGAAGACAGATCGGCTACGGCAGGGGTCTCCGCATGAAGATTGAAAAAGACACCGCTGAAATACTCTCAGGCGTTAGATGGGGTGAAACTATCGGGAGTCCTATTACCATCGTAATAAAAAACAGAGACTGGGATAACTGGCAGGATGGTTTATCTCCTGAGGTAGGATGTAAAGGTTCGATACCTCCTGTAACTATCCCTCGACCTGGACACGCTGACCTCTCAGGGGCTATAAAATATGCCCAGAAAGATATAAGAAACATCCTTGAGCGTTCGAGTGCAAGGGAGACTGCTGTTCGTGTTGCTATTGGAGCTATAGCAAAGAGGCTGATTGAGGAGTTTAATATTAAGGTTTTAAGTCATGTTATAGAGATTGGTGGAATAAAGGCAGACTTGAAGAATAAAAGTATTGAGGAGATAGAGAGAAATGCAGAGAGATCTGACGTAAGGTGTGCAGATAAGACTACCTCAATAAAAATGAAGATGAAGATAGACGAAGCAAAAAAGAAAGGTGACTCAGTTGGAGGGGTATTCGAGGTCATAGTTACCGGTATTCCCGTTGGTCTTGGTAGCCATGTTCACTGGGATAGAAAACTGGATGCAAGGATAGCTGCTGCTGTGATGAGCATTCAGGCGATAAAGGGTGTTGAAATAGGAGCAGGTTTTGAGGTTGCGAGAAAGTTTGGTTCAAAAGTGCATGATGAGATATTCTACCAGTCACCAGTCACCAGTCACCAGTCACCAGTATGGGGTTTTTATAGAAAGACGAACAATGCAGGTGGGATAGAAGGTGGAATTACCAATGGTGAGAATATAATTATAAGGGCTGCCATGAAACCTATACCTACACTGAAGAGCCCATTAAAATCCGTTGATATTATAACAAAAAACTCGATTGAAGCTACCTATGAAAGATCAGATATATGTGCTGTGCCTGCAGCTGGTGTTATTGGAGAGGCGGTCGTTGCCTTTGTTATAGCAGATGCAATGATCGAAAAGTTTAGTGGGGATAGTATTTCTGAGATGAAGAGGAATTACGATGCATACATGAAATATATGAAAGGATTTTAA
- the aroB gene encoding 3-dehydroquinate synthase, with the protein MRRNIILTGFMGTGKTEVGRLMAQMLDFQFVDTDQIIEERQGITIREIFDRYGEPYFRNIERMVVEDVSRGKGQVIATGGGVVLDRRNMVNLKRAGLVVCLWASPSTIYERSAGNSDRPLLNTADPMKRIKNLLKERDAYYKQADISIDTTGKSPEMVASEVIRRTEVFESRVIVALGDRSYDIIIGRGILSNIGTVAERFDASKVAIISNPTVFTIYGDVVVRSFNEAGYETLTFMVGDGEEYKTLDTVSHLYDELLSAKLDRKSGIIALGGGVVGDIGGFVAATYMRGISYIQVPTTLLAQVDSSVGGKTGVNHPLGKNMIGAFYQPKLVWIDIKTLNTLPEREFREGLAEVIKYGMIADENFFSYLEENIEKSILLQEDVLSRVIERSCEIKADVVSRDERESGLRSILNFGHTIGHAIETVTDYRTYRHGEAISIGMVAAARIAHRLGLCNSDVVIRLKNLIERAGLLTELSDINPERIIKGMEIDKKSTHRRLRFVLPTAIGNVIVKEIEDYSLIKEILAQ; encoded by the coding sequence TTGAGAAGAAATATAATATTGACAGGCTTTATGGGGACAGGGAAAACCGAAGTGGGCAGACTGATGGCTCAAATGTTAGATTTTCAGTTTGTTGATACCGATCAGATTATAGAAGAAAGACAGGGCATTACGATAAGGGAAATATTTGACAGGTATGGTGAACCATATTTTAGAAACATAGAGCGGATGGTAGTAGAGGATGTGTCAAGAGGGAAGGGTCAAGTTATAGCTACAGGTGGTGGCGTTGTTCTCGACAGAAGGAATATGGTCAATTTGAAACGGGCAGGTCTTGTCGTATGCCTTTGGGCTTCACCCAGCACTATATATGAAAGGTCAGCAGGGAATAGCGATCGACCTCTTCTAAATACTGCTGATCCAATGAAGAGGATAAAAAACCTTCTCAAAGAAAGGGACGCTTATTACAAACAGGCAGATATATCTATTGATACAACAGGTAAATCTCCTGAGATGGTGGCATCAGAGGTCATCAGAAGGACGGAAGTGTTCGAGTCAAGGGTTATAGTGGCGCTTGGAGACAGGAGCTACGATATAATTATCGGGAGAGGCATACTCTCTAATATTGGAACTGTAGCAGAAAGGTTTGATGCCAGCAAGGTAGCTATAATATCTAATCCTACGGTATTCACCATTTATGGTGATGTTGTCGTAAGATCTTTTAACGAGGCTGGATATGAAACCCTTACTTTCATGGTAGGAGATGGGGAAGAATACAAGACGCTCGATACTGTAAGCCATCTATACGATGAACTGCTTTCAGCCAAACTTGACAGAAAATCAGGCATTATTGCTCTTGGAGGTGGTGTTGTTGGTGACATCGGTGGTTTTGTGGCTGCCACCTATATGCGTGGGATATCATATATACAAGTTCCTACTACCCTCCTCGCACAGGTTGATAGCTCTGTTGGAGGTAAAACAGGTGTGAATCATCCACTCGGCAAGAATATGATAGGGGCATTTTATCAGCCAAAACTTGTCTGGATAGATATAAAGACACTAAATACCTTACCTGAAAGAGAGTTCAGGGAAGGATTAGCAGAGGTTATAAAGTACGGCATGATAGCTGATGAAAATTTCTTCTCCTACCTCGAGGAAAATATCGAAAAGTCAATATTGCTTCAGGAAGATGTCCTGAGCCGTGTTATAGAGAGGTCATGCGAGATAAAGGCAGATGTGGTCTCGAGAGATGAAAGAGAGTCCGGGTTAAGATCAATTCTGAACTTCGGGCATACAATTGGACATGCCATAGAAACAGTTACCGATTACAGGACATACAGACACGGAGAGGCAATTTCAATAGGCATGGTTGCTGCTGCGAGGATTGCACACCGTCTTGGATTGTGCAATAGTGATGTTGTCATACGATTGAAGAATCTTATTGAGCGTGCTGGACTTCTAACAGAACTATCAGATATTAACCCTGAAAGGATTATCAAAGGTATGGAGATAGATAAGAAATCTACTCATAGAAGGCTGAGATTTGTGCTACCAACGGCTATAGGGAATGTGATTGTAAAGGAAATAGAGGATTACAGCCTAATAAAAGAAATACTTGCTCAATAA
- the pilQ gene encoding type IV pilus secretin PilQ has product MRRKNRCQPIISAIIISVCIVLPLKGPPVYAEETQKTDTNKLDEVIEKVIAAEEREGQQPQKFTGQRISLDFQDADIVNVLRLISEVSGLNIVISPDVKGKVSIKMSSVPWDQALDTILKTYGLGQIREENIIRIAPLTAIAKEREAELKAEALITRVIPVNYVDARELSDTIGKAKILSERGSVGVVLPAKDARATGVVVKDIAEKVEEVESLVKKVDKPAPQVLIEARIVEMTSTFERQLGIQWGTEVVGKDLGKGHTVRGGILTPTRTDTATYGGSLISKPTTPSTTDPSSYPTNYAVNLPVTGTPSGALSLTLGRLAGTWQLDVQLSAMESMGEGKIISTPKVITLDNQKATIRQGKRVAYETTSAEGTKVEFVDADLSLSVTPSIAPEGFISIKIETKKNEPDFTKTLGSGAPATIDTKEASTQILIRDGDTIVIGGILKKTKSDTTTGVPLLHKIPLLGWLFKRELTSDSTTELLIFITPRVIKTT; this is encoded by the coding sequence TATCTGTGTGCATTGTACTACCCCTAAAGGGTCCCCCAGTATATGCAGAAGAGACACAAAAAACAGATACGAATAAGCTTGATGAGGTAATAGAAAAGGTCATCGCAGCCGAGGAAAGAGAGGGTCAACAGCCACAGAAATTTACAGGACAGAGGATATCGCTTGACTTTCAGGATGCCGATATTGTTAATGTGCTCCGCTTGATCTCTGAGGTAAGTGGTTTGAATATCGTCATCAGCCCTGATGTAAAGGGGAAGGTCAGTATAAAGATGTCAAGTGTTCCATGGGATCAGGCACTTGATACGATACTTAAGACTTATGGTCTTGGGCAGATAAGGGAAGAAAATATAATCAGGATTGCCCCACTGACAGCTATTGCCAAGGAAAGGGAGGCTGAGCTAAAGGCAGAGGCGTTGATTACAAGAGTTATTCCAGTAAATTATGTAGATGCCAGAGAACTCTCAGATACAATCGGTAAGGCAAAGATACTCAGTGAGAGAGGAAGTGTTGGTGTTGTGCTACCTGCAAAGGATGCAAGGGCTACAGGTGTTGTGGTTAAAGATATAGCAGAAAAGGTAGAAGAGGTCGAATCACTTGTAAAGAAAGTAGATAAACCCGCCCCTCAGGTCTTGATAGAGGCAAGGATTGTAGAGATGACCTCTACCTTTGAAAGACAGCTCGGTATACAGTGGGGAACAGAGGTTGTAGGTAAGGACCTCGGGAAAGGACACACAGTGAGAGGAGGGATACTTACTCCAACGAGAACTGATACAGCGACCTATGGTGGCTCACTAATTAGCAAGCCGACTACACCCTCTACTACTGATCCGTCCTCTTATCCTACAAATTATGCGGTTAATCTCCCTGTAACAGGGACCCCATCTGGAGCGCTTTCCCTTACACTCGGAAGATTGGCAGGGACATGGCAGCTTGATGTCCAACTTTCTGCGATGGAGAGTATGGGTGAGGGGAAGATAATCTCTACCCCTAAGGTAATAACACTTGATAATCAAAAGGCTACGATAAGGCAGGGCAAAAGGGTTGCGTATGAAACAACATCAGCCGAAGGGACTAAGGTAGAGTTTGTAGATGCCGACCTCTCACTTTCTGTTACTCCCTCCATCGCACCAGAGGGATTTATATCTATAAAGATAGAGACAAAAAAGAATGAGCCTGACTTCACGAAGACACTTGGTAGTGGTGCACCTGCAACGATAGATACAAAAGAGGCGTCCACACAGATCCTTATCCGTGATGGTGATACAATCGTTATTGGTGGAATCCTTAAGAAAACTAAGAGCGATACAACTACAGGTGTTCCCCTTCTTCACAAGATACCTCTCCTCGGATGGCTTTTTAAGAGGGAGTTAACCTCAGATTCAACAACAGAACTCTTAATCTTCATTACACCACGGGTAATAAAAACAACATAG
- a CDS encoding IS3 family transposase: protein MSYFILGLPRTEYYRKVYGLRDYQKKEKATKEIEPFKKEMIEKLSFSDQEYGHKKIWALMRYRHSIEITRYETYRIMKQRGLEYLLINTRRIILDSLDSVKNMLQVYCVILFIHRLPSVPSVSSLSGRGL from the coding sequence ATGTCCTACTTTATACTTGGGCTTCCGAGAACAGAGTATTACCGGAAGGTTTACGGGCTGAGGGACTATCAGAAGAAAGAGAAGGCTACAAAGGAGATAGAGCCATTCAAAAAGGAGATGATAGAGAAGCTATCTTTTTCTGACCAAGAATACGGCCACAAGAAGATATGGGCGTTGATGAGATACAGGCACAGCATAGAGATAACGAGATATGAGACGTACAGGATAATGAAGCAGAGGGGACTTGAATATCTCCTCATCAACACCCGAAGAATAATCCTCGATTCTCTGGATAGCGTCAAGAATATGCTTCAGGTATACTGTGTCATCCTTTTCATTCATAGATTACCCTCAGTTCCCTCTGTATCCTCTCTTTCAGGTAGGGGCTTATAG
- a CDS encoding nucleotidyltransferase domain-containing protein, producing the protein MAILNLTKYENQALDELIATLKADWPLARFIVFGSKVKGMADEESDIDILIILPCKVTGELRHHIIQKVFDVNLTYGSNISVLIVSEDEWERGNISILPIHAFIEEEGIPL; encoded by the coding sequence ATGGCGATACTAAATCTTACTAAATATGAAAATCAAGCACTGGATGAACTTATTGCTACTTTAAAGGCAGATTGGCCTCTTGCAAGATTTATAGTATTTGGCTCTAAGGTAAAAGGTATGGCTGATGAAGAGTCGGACATTGATATTCTAATAATACTCCCCTGTAAAGTTACTGGAGAGTTAAGACACCATATAATACAAAAGGTTTTTGATGTGAACCTTACTTATGGAAGTAACATAAGTGTGCTTATAGTTTCTGAAGATGAATGGGAAAGAGGGAATATATCCATTTTGCCTATTCATGCCTTCATTGAGGAGGAAGGCATCCCTTTATGA
- a CDS encoding site-specific integrase, translating into MKQGITINKGISGKLIVSFPYSPLFVQKIKTIKGHRWHPDEKYWSFPNTDGTLEKILKVFEGEKIHIDPSLQNVITALQPNNYDITSFKTEKEVPSPLVGEGKGEGDFEDLRRELLSRKYSYKTVKGYIFYNRDFLKFVKRKPSEINDNEIKDYLLYLAEEKHAATSTLNQAINALKFYYGTMLKKKFVYEVRRPRKDKKLPVVLSKPR; encoded by the coding sequence ATGAAGCAAGGGATAACTATCAATAAGGGTATATCAGGCAAATTAATAGTTTCATTTCCTTACAGTCCGCTTTTTGTCCAGAAAATTAAGACTATCAAAGGCCACAGATGGCATCCAGATGAAAAATACTGGAGCTTTCCTAATACTGATGGAACCCTGGAGAAGATTCTAAAGGTCTTTGAAGGTGAAAAGATACATATAGACCCTTCCCTGCAGAATGTCATCACCGCTTTACAACCTAATAATTACGACATTACATCTTTTAAAACAGAAAAAGAAGTCCCCTCACCCCTTGTGGGAGAGGGTAAGGGCGAGGGGGACTTTGAAGACCTAAGAAGAGAACTCCTTTCAAGAAAATACAGCTATAAAACAGTAAAAGGCTACATCTTCTATAACAGAGATTTCCTAAAATTCGTAAAACGAAAACCTTCTGAGATTAATGACAATGAGATAAAAGATTACCTCCTATACCTTGCTGAAGAAAAACATGCTGCAACTTCCACATTAAATCAGGCCATTAACGCCCTTAAGTTTTACTATGGAACAATGCTTAAGAAGAAGTTTGTCTATGAGGTCAGGAGGCCGAGAAAGGACAAGAAACTGCCCGTGGTTCTAAGCAAACCCCGTTAG
- a CDS encoding tyrosine-type recombinase/integrase: protein MQRDIIKFLTGKEEIAKIINSVDNLKHRAILMLVYSAGLRVGEVVRLKSDDIDSRRMLIHVKGAKGRKDRYTMLSETALAVLMDYWKAYKPEKWLFEGARVGLPA from the coding sequence ATGCAAAGAGATATAATTAAATTTCTAACGGGGAAAGAAGAAATTGCAAAAATCATTAATTCGGTAGATAATCTAAAACATAGGGCAATCCTGATGCTCGTTTATTCTGCGGGATTAAGAGTTGGAGAAGTAGTAAGATTGAAATCCGATGATATAGACAGCAGAAGGATGTTGATACATGTAAAAGGTGCTAAAGGCAGAAAGGACAGATATACAATGCTTTCTGAAACGGCACTTGCCGTGTTAATGGATTACTGGAAGGCATACAAGCCTGAAAAGTGGTTATTTGAGGGTGCAAGGGTAGGCTTGCCTGCATGA
- a CDS encoding GIY-YIG nuclease family protein, producing MRPYYTYVIQSEKDGQWYTGFTNDIRKRIQEDNKGLVFSTKGRCPWRLIYYEGCLNEKDARAREEYLKSGMGKRYIRNRLKFFLCKEI from the coding sequence ATGCGACCTTATTATACATATGTAATCCAGAGCGAAAAGGATGGACAATGGTATACTGGATTCACTAATGATATAAGAAAGCGTATTCAAGAAGATAATAAAGGTCTTGTTTTCTCAACCAAGGGCAGGTGTCCATGGCGGCTAATATATTACGAAGGCTGCCTTAATGAAAAAGATGCAAGGGCAAGAGAGGAATACTTAAAATCAGGGATGGGAAAACGATATATAAGAAATAGATTAAAGTTCTTCCTATGCAAAGAGATATAA
- a CDS encoding nucleotidyltransferase family protein translates to MAVRTLDSEHLKEFCKRNGITFMAVFGSFARGDFDLESDVDLLVRFSGRKSLIDIVRLERELSESLGKKVELLTEASISPYLKERIQRELRVIYE, encoded by the coding sequence ATGGCGGTCCGCACTCTTGACAGCGAGCATCTAAAAGAGTTTTGCAAAAGAAACGGCATTACATTTATGGCCGTGTTCGGGTCGTTCGCACGGGGGGATTTCGACCTGGAAAGTGATGTTGATCTTCTGGTCAGGTTCTCCGGGCGCAAGAGCCTGATAGACATTGTTAGGCTCGAAAGAGAACTCTCTGAGTCCCTGGGTAAGAAGGTCGAGCTGCTTACGGAGGCATCTATAAGCCCCTACCTGAAAGAGAGGATACAGAGGGAACTGAGGGTAATCTATGAATGA